A DNA window from Aureibaculum sp. 2308TA14-22 contains the following coding sequences:
- the ruvA gene encoding Holliday junction branch migration protein RuvA, producing MITHLNGKLVEKNPTYVIIECNGVGYFLHISLNTYAKIPDAEALKLYTYLNVKEDSHTLFGFADKVEREIFKLLISVSGVGPSIGRTMLSSMTPEQIQHAIASEDVATIQSVKGIGAKTAQRVIIDLRDKIVKTYQISEDSASNNNTIKDEALSALEVLGFSRKQVEKLVQKIIQEAPDTTLENIIKQALKNL from the coding sequence ATGATAACCCATCTTAATGGAAAACTAGTAGAAAAAAATCCCACTTATGTTATAATTGAATGTAACGGAGTTGGTTATTTTTTGCATATTTCTTTAAATACCTATGCCAAAATTCCCGATGCGGAAGCGTTAAAATTATATACGTATCTCAACGTAAAAGAAGACTCGCACACACTTTTTGGTTTTGCCGATAAAGTGGAACGTGAAATTTTCAAACTTTTGATTTCCGTTTCCGGTGTAGGTCCAAGCATTGGGCGTACCATGCTCTCTTCAATGACTCCAGAGCAAATTCAACATGCCATTGCCTCTGAAGACGTTGCAACCATTCAATCTGTAAAAGGTATTGGAGCCAAAACCGCACAGCGTGTTATTATAGATTTACGTGATAAAATTGTTAAAACTTACCAAATTTCAGAAGATTCTGCTTCTAACAACAATACTATTAAAGATGAAGCGTTATCTGCTTTAGAAGTACTTGGGTTTTCGCGTAAACAAGTGGAGAAATTAGTACAAAAAATAATTCAAGAAGCCCCTGATACTACTCTTGAAAATATCATAAAGCAAGCATTAAAAAACTTGTAA